The Algoriphagus halophilus sequence ATCTCTGGTAAGACCAGAAATAAATGCATCCGCTAAACCTGTTTCCACCATCATCGCTCCAAAGTAATTTCTTTGAGTGACCAATCTGGAGGCATCGCCATAGGTCATTCCTTTTCTTTGACGTTTTGCAAAAAGGATATCCGCAAACTGAGAAAGTTTTTTACTGTCTTCCATTGGATCAATAATGGTGACATTTTGTAAATCCAATGAGTTTTCCTTGATAAGGGTCAGAATACGTTCTTTATTCCCTAAAAGGATCGGAATGGCAATCTTCTCGTCTTTCAGGATCTGTGCTGCCTTCAGGATTTTTCTGTTGTCCGCTTCAGCAAATACTACTCGTTTAGGATCTTTCTTCGCTCTGGCGATGACCACAGACATTAATCGTTGATCGATGCCTATTCTTTCCTGAAGTTCCAGTTCATAGGCTTCCCAGTCCAAAATTGGGCTTTTAGCCACTCCTGAATCCATTGCCGCTTTAGCAACAGCTGGGGCAATCGTGGTTATGAGACGAGGGTCCAAAGGTTTAGGAATCAAATAAAATCTTCCAAAACCTAGTTTATCTTCCCCATACGCCTTGTTCACGATGTCTGGAACAGGCTCTTTGGCAAGTTTGGCAATAGCATGAGCTGCTGCAAGTTTCATTTCCTCATTAATAGCGGTAGCTCTTACATCGAGTGCTCCTCTAAAAATGTATGGGAAACCTAGGACATTATTTACCTGATTGGGATGATCGGATCTTCCGGTAGCCATAATTAAATCCTCTCTTGCAGCTATGGCAAGGTCATAGGCGATTTCAGGATCTGGATTGGCCAAGGCAAAAACGATCGGATTGGCTGCCATGAGTTTCAATTGGTCCTGGGAAATTACATTTCCGGCAGAAAGTCCCAAAAACACATCTGCTCCAACCAATGCATCGTTGATGGTATAAATATCCCTGTCTGTGGCGAACTCTCTTCTGATATCATCCAAGTCAGGACGATCGGATCTCAAGATTCCTTCGATATCACATAAGACGATATTTTCTTTTTTGATCCCTAGTGTTATGTAAAATCTGGTACAGGAAATGGCTGCAGCACCTGCTCCATTGACCACCAATTTGATATCACTAATATTTTTTTCTACCAGTTCTAATGCATTGAGTAATGCAGCTCCGGAAATAATCGCCGTGCCATGCTGATCGTCATGCATGACCGGGATTTTCATTTCCTTTTTTAACGTCTCCTCAATTTCAAAACATTCTGGTGCCTTGATATCTTCTAGGTTGATTCCCCCAAAAGTTGGCTCCAGAGACTTGATGGTCTGAATTAGTTTTTTAGGATCTTTTTCATTGATTTCAATGTCAAAAACATCAATACCAGCAAACTTCTTGAAAAGAACTCCTTTTCCTTCCATGACTGGTTTGGATGCCTCAGGACCAATATCGCCTAAACCTAATACTGCGGTTCCATTGGAAATTACGCCCACCAAGTTTCCTTTGGCAGTGTATTTATAAACTTTTTCGCTGTCGGTAGCTATTTCTTTACAAGGTTCAGCTACCCCGGGTGAATAAGCCAAAGCCAAATCCATCTGACTGGATAAAGGCTTGGTAGGGATTACCTCAATTTTACCTGCTTTTCCTTGGGTGTGATAATTGAGTGCGTCCTCTTTGCGGATTTTAATTGCCATAAAAGCTCTAAGTTAGTTTGGGTCAGGACCCCTGCTCCTCAGTCCAACTAACATTTGTGTTTAGAAGAATGGTCTCTATTTCACGAAGTGCATCTCTGTGAACCTCATTCGGGTAGAAAACGAAGCCCTCCATGTAATACAGTTTTCCCTTCTTTTCGTCGACCATGATGTACCCAAGATAGGTGCCTCCCATGCTCAAATTATTAGTTTTCCAGGAGCCCCTAATTTCAGTCGTAAAATTATCATTTATAACCATGTTTCGGAAAGCAGGAGGGATTTGTTTTTCTGAAACCATAAAAGAATTTGGGTCCTCAGGATCTCCAAAAATCTCTTGTCTAGTGATTTCATCCCTAAGTTTGACAATATTGGCAGGAAACGTCTGCTCTTCGCTGGTGT is a genomic window containing:
- a CDS encoding NADP-dependent malic enzyme, translated to MAIKIRKEDALNYHTQGKAGKIEVIPTKPLSSQMDLALAYSPGVAEPCKEIATDSEKVYKYTAKGNLVGVISNGTAVLGLGDIGPEASKPVMEGKGVLFKKFAGIDVFDIEINEKDPKKLIQTIKSLEPTFGGINLEDIKAPECFEIEETLKKEMKIPVMHDDQHGTAIISGAALLNALELVEKNISDIKLVVNGAGAAAISCTRFYITLGIKKENIVLCDIEGILRSDRPDLDDIRREFATDRDIYTINDALVGADVFLGLSAGNVISQDQLKLMAANPIVFALANPDPEIAYDLAIAAREDLIMATGRSDHPNQVNNVLGFPYIFRGALDVRATAINEEMKLAAAHAIAKLAKEPVPDIVNKAYGEDKLGFGRFYLIPKPLDPRLITTIAPAVAKAAMDSGVAKSPILDWEAYELELQERIGIDQRLMSVVIARAKKDPKRVVFAEADNRKILKAAQILKDEKIAIPILLGNKERILTLIKENSLDLQNVTIIDPMEDSKKLSQFADILFAKRQRKGMTYGDASRLVTQRNYFGAMMVETGLADAFISGLTRDYPKTVLPSLHTIGVRPGTKRVAGMYIMNTSKGPYFFSDATVNLNPTAEELVEIIGLTAEAVKFFNIEPRIAVLSYSNFGSAKGDIPDKMAKATAMAKEKYPDLIIEGEMQANVALNDEIQKEMYPFSKLINKKANTLIFPDLSSGNIAYKLLAELGNSEAIGPILLGMNKPVHILQLGSSIREIVNMVAVAVVDAQSNGKS